From Garra rufa chromosome 19, GarRuf1.0, whole genome shotgun sequence, the proteins below share one genomic window:
- the LOC141292813 gene encoding uncharacterized bromodomain-containing protein 10-like, which translates to MKLHSDTCESAHACESVSHAPPDMNPNHRLTLTSCTPIPGCSESKEQLCNGSSDQSGLENLTAHCDDGQETSEDDSRSSTADDEDDLTPEVQQAHRIFQSFLSEKHKSITAPFWRPVGPGDHGEMCFRKMDDKFVNREYESITAFVADFRLMLENCYRFHGVDHWISKQAQKLEIILEQKLTLLSRSLREKTTLAVTSRGRFGTEDEKAPVGSSSRRRSVPRNLASITVGGSESIMVQALRLEELQRAKEEKRQRELERKEAEEVSAKEVEEWESSLLSLAEPWPVRTMWELPAIGHFLCLAQTALNLPEIVFYELERCLLMPRCSSFLAKIMTSLLCHPHKRPAVHRRPPLTYRKWEAELRRRVQGWYGAVGRAEDRVARAERLGLCHQFFWTLGEASPLEETPFHLLPFNQRVWLLKGLCDHVYETQKDVQDAVLGQPIHECRESILGYDGQENAYIHFPHFCGADLRIYCQSPCLAMDFPLPLFHVKRSQEEPEGSEVKEETYEVKVEDENSSRMELNSWDIKEDSLADGEDLDQKCLSGVSSWCREDSLDSVSVRGKFAADRRLKKEEEEESFEPCFRVGNSCYKGVSPALNSHRSPKNNENHLSSEDQSPCPDCSGASQESPHLCSRCQVWNESIRPGITRLRPDDSETTLAQKKKRKKMKDGRRNFGMKKTKRCKLSLKNRTAKSSLKRAAKNIKKKDKRRRCRLGKRFDGKATLVRRPSGSAPLPAEPTFQLVCSSLDDLRVLISKTEDQLDELDGKKRSGRWPHNRAAVKELHITLIRLLNELLPWEPKLIKAFQRNRARLKRECDEFRKHPEYENFIREQMDTEDTGEVACKDGLLSTETTSEQEESEVKMARTMKEDSEATENVNHESRCLVDRPDVVMYSSESGPFTRSSKRRQTGAITEEQSPSKRAKMDPLTSDFNLENASREASVLPEPLSSFQGTCKPIQALLAKSVGNKVTLISHPKAAVMAQILRDHKTASVNLPPVQLSTTCASTPHSELVSETLTRTTSTSESTGQVVYKTAGGVGLLRKGSTSVNFSVQPISDQKSGAKVMQQVVILPSNLLIQSTENKAAQTSASAAKTTTYLSSVSGFAVPENKVPVQPVAPLKDTSTVRTPSAVVMPSLRTLTTVGVPKKTTEPKVALNKSASSGTTKPDAEQELRTVCIRDSQSILVTTRGGNTGVVKVQTSESRTGALPPSPVFNISPQLQAFLVSKSSTSTTQAVSATLAAKSLPGVTPQSTFVAGTVAPLTLNQISNTGTTGKTIKSAKSTLLATSKSSDSVLLTVKDGGQQNMVSKCGTKPPQKQAQAGSTTPDQSTFQKVFLVTPSPNIPSKVTTTTATCAVPGSRFMFISNSALTIPKETSTSEVNISSTSTPALKVIPKLGTTLSCTSSGTSIQSIGVPGLTSRILGTNKKPETLTKTTPVIVSRVPATSTTSGLQIGPKSCLVASRTPSGNTESAMKVPRTVDGKTLTFSTLGTGHMASSALLSVVKPDVPPSVSTLNALHCKTGLSAGSSTSNASSSYSGSLITQHTTLPINVTANKPPFCTSHSLIKTTANTSASAVSSTFALSCSSTLTPPVVMTSGVRPPTSTTKTVQEKLVINTTAPLAPGTQLLINNTRFVVPSQGLAPGSHVLLISNSSPGGLQGPSPAVPQRLQGPIHASPGGLQGSSPAGPQGLQGPNRVGARGLQGPSPTGPQRLQRPSLVGPRGLQVLSPASTVSRGPNISTHTVPSVVQGVRLVTPVRLPSAKVVPSNQVRQQLSTRTPLNVSGPTALSQVAQALPPGVSSDIVRLPIFQTSTVSIAASQGMTGSPKETSLSQGGLLSTTSPMLLQGRPSQNQVAPVIPPVNAAIPRHSPMVTIPPMSSTISRMQKLPVATVPPIGGPTNASSATPIATVPPSVSTVIMTPCPPIRTIQPGTIGKPVILPQSLQGQSTVPIQVPTPAKLLLSPDGAILNIAQASASNFQMLAKPMSAQVISSSSSSVNAPILNTSDPMRKPDTPGRPNH; encoded by the exons GTCGCTGCGGGAGAAAACCACGCTGGCTGTGACCTCCAGAGGCCGTTTCGGCACGGAGGATGAGAAAGCGCCGGTCGGCTCGTCGTCCAGGCGGAGATCTGTGCCGCGTAACCTGGCCAGCATTACGGTGGGCGGCAGCGAGTCCATCATGGTGCAGGCGCTGAGACTGGAGGAGCTGCAGAGAGCCAAAGAGGAGAAGAG GCAGCGAGAGCTGGAGCGTAAAGAGGCGGAGGAGGTGTCAGCGAAGGAGGTGGAGGAGTGGGAGAGCTCCTTGCTGTCTCTGGCGGAGCCGTGGCCGGTGCGGACCATGTGGGAGCTTCCCGCCATCGGCCACTTCCTGTGCCTGGCTCAGACGGCGCTCAACCTCCCCGAGATCGTCTTCTACGAGCTGGAGCGCTGCTTGCTGATGCCTCGCTGCAGCTCCTTCCTGGCCAAGATCATGACGTCCCTCCTCTGCCATCCGCACAAGAGACCCGCCGTCCACCGCCGCCCGCCGCTGACCTACAG GAAGTGGGAGGCGGAGCTGCGGAGGAGGGTCCAGGGCTGGTACGGGGCGGTGGGGCGAGCGGAGGACCGGGTGGCGCGTGCCGAACGTCTCGGTCTCTGTCATCAGTTCTTCTGGACGCTGGGAGAGGCGAGTCCGCTGGAGGAGACGCCCTTCCACCTGCTGCCCTTCAACCAGCGCGTCTGGCTGCTCAAGGGTCTCTGCGATCACGTCTACGAGACCCAGAAGGACGTTCAGGACGCCGTCCTCGGGCAGCCCATCCACGAGTGTCGCGAGTCCATCCTGGGTTACGACGGACAGGAGAACGCTTACATTCACTTCCCGCACTTCTGCGGCGCCGACCTGAGGATCTACTGCCAGAGTCCCTGCCTCGCGATGGACTTTCCGCTTCCGCTGTTCCACGTCAAGAGGTCCCAGGAGGAGCCGGAGGGGTCAGAGGTCAAGGAGGAGACAT ATGAAGTAAAGGTGGAAGATGAAAACTCCAGCAGGATGGAGCTGAACTCATGGGACATAAAAGAAGATTCACTCGCCGACGGTGAAGATCTGGATCAGAAATGTCTCTCTGGGGTTTCCTCGTGGTGCAGAGAAGATTCTCTGGACTCTGTAAGCGTTCGAGGAAAGTTCGCGGCGGACAGACGGCTAAAaaaagaggaagaggaagagtcCTTTGAGCCCTGCTTCAGAGTGGGGAACAGCTGCTATAAGGGCGTCTCTCCGGCTCTGAACAGTCACAGAAGTCCTAAAAACAATGAGAATCACTTGAGCAGTGAGGACCAGAGTCCCTGTCCGGATTGTTCAGGAGCGTCGCAGGAATCTCCGCATCTCTGTTCCCGCTGCCAGGTCTGGAACGAATCCATCCGACCCGGAATCACACGCCTGCGTCCAGACGACTCCGAAACGACACTTGCTCAGAAGAAGAAGAGAAAGAAGATGAAAGATGGAAGAAGGAATTTCGGAATGAAGAAAACGAAGAGATGCAAACTGAGCTTGAAGAACCGAACGGCCAAAAGCAGCCTGAAGAGAGCCGCCAAAAACATCAAGAAGAAAGACAAGAGGAGAAGATGTAGACTGG GAAAGAGGTTTGATGGGAAGGCGACGTTGGTGAGGAGACCATCAGGATCTGCTCCGCTGCCGGCTGAACCCACGTTTCAG CTGGTTTGCTCCAGTCTGGATGATCTCAGAGTCCTGATCAGTAAAACAGAAGATCAACTAGATGAACTGGACGGCAAAAAGAGATCT GGACGATGGCCGCACAACAGAGCCGCCGTCAAAGAGTTACACATCACACTTATAAGGCTGCTAAATGAGCTGTTACCATGGGAACCCAAACTCATCAAGGCCTTCCAGAGAAACAG AGCTCGCTTGAAAAGGGAATGCGACGAATTTAGAAAACACCCCGAATATGAGAACTTTATCAGAGAGCAGATGGATACAGAAGATACTGGGGAAGTTGCATGTAAGGATGGATTGTTGTCCACAGAGACGACAAGCGAACAAGAAGAGAGTGAAGTCAAAATGGCCAGAACTATGAAGGAAGATTCTGAGGCAACAG AGAATGTAAATCACGAATCAAGATGTCTAGTTGACAGACCTGATGTTGTCATGTATTCGTCAGAGTCTGGACCCTTCACACGCAGTTCGAAACGGCGCCAAACTGGTGCAATCACTGAGGAACAGAGTCCAAGCAAAAGAGCCAAAATGGATCCTTTGACATCTGATTTTAATTTGGAAAATGCTTCCAGGGAGGCTTCAGTATTGCCTGAGCCTTTGAGTAGCTTTCAGGGAACTTGCAAACCCATCCAGGCTTTGCTGGCTAAGAGTGTTGGAAACAAAGTGACCTTAATAAGTCATCCGAAGGCTGCGGTGATGGCTCAGATTCTGCGGGATCATAAAACAGCGTCTGTAAATCTGCCACCTGTCCAATTATCAACTACCTGTGCATCTACACCACACTCTGAACTTGTCTCAGAAACACTTACGAGAACGACATCCACAAGTGAAAGCACTGGACAGGTGGTGTACAAGACGGCAGGAGGCGTAGGGCTTCTCAGGAAAGGAAGCACTTCTGTGAACTTTTCAGTGCAACCGATATCGGATCAAAAATCAGGGGCGAAGGTGATGCAGCAAGTCGTTATCCTGCCTTCAAATCTACTGATTCAAAGCACTGAGAATAAGGCAGCCCAGACCTCTGCATCTGCTGCTAAGACTACAACATACTTGTCCAGTGTTTCAGGGTTCGCTGTACCGGAAAACAAGGTTCCTGTCCAGCCGGTGGCACCTTTGAAAGATACCAGCACTGTAAGAACACCATCCGCTGTAGTTATGCCCAGTTTAAGGACCTTAACGACTGTTGGTGTGCCTAAAAAGACTACTGAACCAAAGGTTGCCCTGAACAAATCAGCCAGCAGTGGTACAACCAAACCTGACGCTGAACAAGAGCTCAGGACAGTGTGCATTAGAGACTCCCAATCCATCCTTGTCACTACGAGAGGAGGAAACACGGGAGTGGTGAAGGTTCAGACGTCAGAGAGTAGAACGGGGGCTTTGCCACCCAGCCCGGTTTTTAACATTTCACCCCAACTTCAAGCCTTTCTGGTGTCAAAGTCTTCCACGTCCACTACACAAGCTGTTTCGGCCACTCTTGCTGCTAAATCTCTACCTGGAGTCACTCCTCAGTCTACTTTTGTGGCAGGAACTGTCGCTCCTTTAACCTTGAATCAGATTTCCAATACTGGCACTACAGGCAAAACAATAAAATCTGCTAAATCCACACTCCTGGCTACAAGCAAAAGCAGCGATAGTGTCCTTTTAACTGTGAAAGACGGTGGTCAACAGAATATGGTCTCTAAATGTGGGACAAAGCCTCCACAAAAACAAGCTCAAGCAGGAAGCACAACTCCAGACCAGTCTACTTTCCAAAAGGTTTTCCTGGTCACACCTTCGCCGAATATCCCTTCAAAGGTCACCACTACTACAGCAACCTGTGCCGTGCCAGGATCACGGTTCATGTTTATAAGCAACTCAGCACTTACCATTCCAAAAGAGACGTCAACTTCAGAGGTTAACATTTCCTCTACTAGTACACCAGCGTTGAAGGTCATTCCCAAGTTGGGGACGACCTTATCCTGCACTTCTTCTGGTACAAGCATCCAGAGCATCGGTGTCCCAGGGTTAACATCAAGAATACTTGGCACAAACAAAAAACCTGAAACCTTGACAAAAACTACACCTGTGATTGTCTCCAGAGTACCTGCGACGTCAACTACAAGTGGACTCCAGATTGGCCCAAAAAGCTGTTTGGTTGCAAGCAGAACTCCATCAGGGAATACCGAAAGTGCTATGAAAGTACCTCGGACTGTTGATGGCAAAACGCTGACGTTTTCAACTCTAGGCACCGGGCACATGGCTTCTTCTGCACTTTTGTCAGTTGTGAAACCGGATGTACCTCCATCAGTTTCAACGTTAAATGCTCTTCACTGTAAAACAGGGTTATCGGCTGGCAGCTCTACTTCAAACGCATCTTCATCTTATTCAGGAAGCCTAATTACCCAACACACTACGTTACCAATTAATGTGACTGCTAACAAGCCACCCTTTTGCACATCACACTCTCTGATTAAAACGACAGCCAATACTTCCGCTTCTGCCGTGTCCAGTACTTTTGCATTGAGTTGCAGCTCCACTTTAACTCCTCCGGTGGTCATGACCTCTGGAGTCCGACCTCCGACCTCTACCACCAAGACTGTTCAGGAGAAACTAGTGATCAACACCACTGCCCCGCTTGCCCCTGGAACTCAGCTTCTGATCAATAACACCAGATTTGTTGTACCTTCTCAAGGCCTTGCACCTGGAAGCCACGTACTGCTTATCTCCAACTCAAGTCCTGGAGGATTGCAAGGGCCAAGTCCTGCTGTTCCTCAAAGATTGCAGGGTCCAATTCATGCTAGTCCTGGAGGATTGCAAGGGTCAAGTCCTGCTGGTCCTCAAGGATTGCAAGGGCCGAATCGTGTCGGTGCTCGAGGATTACAAGGGCCAAGTCCTACTGGTCCTCAAAGATTGCAAAGGCCAAGTCTTGTTGGTCCGCGAGGATTACAAGTCCTAAGTCCTGCTTCCACTGTTTCAAGAGGTCCAAACATTTCTACTCACACAGTTCCTTCAGTTGTACAAGGTGTAAGATTGGTAACACCAGTCAGGCTACCATCTGCAAAAGTTGTACCTTCTAATCAAGTCCGTCAGCAACTGAGTACCAGAACTCCATTGAATGTCTCTGGTCCTACTGCTCTCTCACAAGTGGCACAAGCTCTGCCTCCTGGTGTATCATCAGACATTGTGAGACTTCCTATCTTTCAAACCTCCACTGTCTCAATTGCAGCATCACAAGGTATGACCGGGAGTCCCAAAGAAACCTCTCTTTCCCAAGGAGGTTTACTAAGCACAACTTCTCCGATGCTCCTGCAAGGAAGACCATCCCAAAACCAAGTGGCGCCGGTCATACCACCAGTGAACGCTGCAATTCCAAGGCATTCGCCGATGGTAACCATACCGCCTATGAGCAGCACAATATCTCGGATGCAGAAACTTCCGGTTGCAACGGTTCCACCAATCGGTGGTCCAACCAATGCCAGTTCAGCCACTCCTATTGCAACCGTTCCTCCATCTGTGAGCACAGTTATTATGACGCCTTGTCCACCTATCAGAACCATTCAACCTGGGACAATCGGAAAGCCTGTAATTCTACCCCAGTCACTGCAAGGTCAAAGCACGGTTCCCATACAAGTTCCCACTCCTGCTAAACTGTTGTTGAGCCCAGATGGTGCCATCTTAAATATCGCTCAAGCATCAGCGTCAAACTTCCAAATGTTGGCAAAGCCAATGTCCGCTCAAGTAATCAGTTCCTCCTCAAGTAGCGTTAATGCACCTATCTTAAACACAAGTGATCCAATGAGAAAACCAGATACCCCAGGGAGACCGAATCACTGA